Genomic DNA from Oryza sativa Japonica Group chromosome 5, ASM3414082v1:
gccacataagctaaaagccctatatggcaatgtagttaatgtCATAGACACCATCTtaggtggagggttgggactgaGCTTGTTTGGCTAACCAAACGTACACCCAATTCCCTTCGAATTTGATTTGGATTCATAGGGGTGTCCCTAATGTTAATATTAATACACTTTCCAAGACAGTTGGAGAATGGGGATCAACCATGGACTGAAGTTTAATTTCAGAATTCGTGAGGGAAAAATGAAAAGATAGATGACACCATagtaaaataaaaggaaaaaaaacgaaaacaaaTTCTATCACAGATATTTCACCGGGCCTAGATAGGCCAATTGCGGCCCAATTCTTCGACATTCgtgatagagggagtatgtctAATTTACCTCTCTCATCTCTTGCACTTGATCGAATCGCATCCCTCAACCATAAAATCGGGTGTAACGTCTGCTGCCAACTTCAAAAACCGGTGCAAACCAATTCCTTCGCTTAGAGTGTTTGAGAGGAGAAAGAATAAGATTGAAAATACatgtaaaacgaggtgagtcattaacatattaattaagtattaattattttaaacttaagaAATAGATTAATACGATGTTTCTAAAACAACTTTCTTATAgatcttttcttaaaaaattacACGGTTTAACCGTTCGAGAAACGTGCATGCACAGAAAGAGagaaatctctctctctttgtccATGGCTCAAACGTGTGCGCGAGGAAGGAACCGCTTGAGCAATACTCTGGCCCAGTATTGTCAAGTCTCGGGCCCCAACATTATTTGGGCCTATCCGGCCCACTTGAGCCAGGCCGGGCCATATGGGCCTGCTTGGATTCCCCTTCAAGCGATGCACGCGGTGAGCGGCGAGACGCGCCgcagcgatggcggcggcgggaggagagcGAAGGCCGGGGCTGccttgccggcggcgaggtcgagggcGCCGGGAAATCCGtggccctcctcctccgtcgtcggcgcagGCCGCCGCACGCGCCGGCCTCTCGGGGAACGGTAGGAATCACCACTCCCTCCCCTATGGACCCCGCGCTGCTTCCATGGGCCTGTACGGCTGCCCGCAGCCGCACGAACAGTGCAGCACTCACTTTGCgaagccgcagccgcagccattGGCCTGCCGAACAGATTGGTGAGATTGATGCAAATTTTCCGGAGCGAAGTTCAAAGCAGATTGGTAAGTCGCTCGCGGCGAGATTAGTGCAAAAGGGCACATGTGTTTTTCTGCCTGtgatttcagaaaaaaaaaacttttggcGAATCATGATAAAATTCTCTGCATATTATATGCTCGGTGTTAGCGAATGCCTCTGATTTGCACCAACCATGTGCTAGGATGCGATGCTTGTGATGTGATCACGATTAAGTTGACTGATTCGTACTTGATGTATTCTGCAGGCTCGTGGTCTCAGATCTTCAGTATTTGTTTAGCGTGGCTACGCCCATTTTATAGTCGTTTTACTGTAGCCTGAACTGAACTGCTTCTGTGGTATGTCATCCACTCTGATTTAGTAGCTTAATTAACTTGCAAAAGTGTAACTTTTATGAACCTTGTTCGACAAGATTTGATCATTATCTTCCATGCATGGCATATTAAACGGCTTTGTGCTTCAGTTgaagacaaaaaaaatgtcCCTTTTTTTCCCCTGTCAATCTCTCTCACTTTGTTGCTAAAGATGTGTCCGACGATAAGCTTAATCTTAACTCGGCAATAGGTTCCTTGAAAAGGACGGCATGTAACTTGCTAATTAAGGTTTAAGATCCCATTGGAGGGAATACTGTGAACTACGCGTAGTGGAAGCTAAAGTGTTTTATCCAAAAGGAGGATGCCTTTTTAGATAATGTTATATAGATGGACAATTTGTGTTTTTTATATCAACTACGAGGTTACACAAATCTTTTTAACTAGGTGATTCaccgcgctttgctgcggaaATCACTAAGCAATTCTTAGTATATTTTTTTCGACAATCAAATTAGGAGTAAAAAGAGAAAAACGTGAAACATCATGGTTTATGAGTACTTATCATGAAGCAAACAAACGATACCCGAGTTTTAATGTGAAACATattgataaatatatgttaaatattataaaaatgatagatagatttgttaaaGTATTGTGCAAATGATGTGAGGGATGATGATtagatatgcttgcatgttgatttgtagaattaaataaattatatataatattgTATACTTGCATGagattaaatatgtaattatagctagtgggtgatgatgtggcatggtttCATGTTAAGCTTATATTTATTAGTGGGCTATAATTTTATTGAAAATATAGATTATGGATTTGATGCATTAATTGGACCTACTGGGTAAAATCATGTACCCACGCATGCTTTTACTACGAAACCAACTATGCATCATAAATGAATAACAATGTTGTGTGGgatattatttataaaaaattattttgtatggcataaaatatttatttattagttattaaatatattttatgtagcatataaatagatttgtcttataCAATAAATATGTTGTACTAATTATCAACAAAATATGCTACATATacattttttaataatgtaaaATAATGTATTAATTTTCATgtcatattaaaaaattaaatttgtcGTAAATAATATATTGCATAACAAACTTATGAATATAAAAGTTTCATAGAACAAATTTTGGTACTCAATAATATACTTTATATGTTTCTATATACCAAAGAGCAAAATATATTCTTTTCATAATAATTTAATGGTCAACTGACGGAAAGGTTATTGGAAGGGATCAAAACTAACTTTCGAAGGTATGCAAGAGCATGAGTAAAACTCAAGGGCATATAAAGAATTGGCAAATTTTCAATGGTacacacaaggaattttttttattagtattgaGATATTACAAGATACCACAAATTAACACTAAAATGAATTATACTTTTCAATAGCACTTCTCAAAAACAGTAGAATCAATAAAGCAGGGTAGGGCAGGGCCATCATCGGCTTCCATGCATGATTGAAAGCATTTTGTTTCCGTTGGAGTTTCTTCCAGATGTAACCAAACATCGTGATGGCCCAAAACAAAAGCACCAACGCCCAGTAATGGCGTGTAGCCATGGAATGATGGCGGAGCCCGGTGCACCATCGATCATGGAAAATCCATGGTTCAGCACCAAACCATGATGAGCGAGTGACACACTCTCACCCACATACAAGAGATGGGAGAAACAGCTCTGTCAAAGGGCACAGGGTTCATGCGACATGCCAATAAAGGCATGTGTACTAGTATGATTCTACGAAATGATGGGGCATGCTTTCTCTGCATGATAGTATAATTGTGCACTGATCATGATTACCACGCAAAGAGACATGTTCATTGCAAGGCAAGGGAGGTAAGTAATCTGGACTCTGGGAGTATTCcgtccgtcccataaaaaatgaatctagaatcggatgtaacatattctactataaatctggacatatatatgttcagattcgtagtactagaatttGTCACATCTGGTACTAGGTTAgttttttatggaacggagggagtactttgatATTGCAGTTCATGCATTCGGTAGCAAGGTGCGTTCTGTTTGACTTGTCGCTTGCCCtccatgctactccctccgttgtaTTATAAGTGCAGTCATAAGTTTTCATGCctaacgtttaaccgtccgtcttatttaaaaagtttatgaaaaaattttaaaaattaagtcacgcataaagtactatttatattttatcatttaataacaacaaaaatactaatcataaaaatatttcgAATATGACGGatggtcaaagttggacactAAAACCTACAACTGTgcttattatgggacagagggagtattataatTCTGAGTAAATTATGTTGGGTTACACACGTTACATTAACTTACAAGTGGGTGTAATCTACTCTCTCCGTACACAAATACATGATTTGGGATTCGAATTTCATCCAtaaatataaagaattttgaAGTACTACTTTTACAATATATATCCAACCGTTGCATTTATGCATTTATTGCTAACCGGCAGTTGCATCGCTAGGTATGATATTTTTCAATTAAGTAAACTCCAAAGAACATCAAAGTGTCATTTTATTTTACTCTTCAACTTTACTAGACAACCtagaacgaagggagtagcatACAAAACACCCAGTCTAACAGAAACTTGTCGACTCTATGCAAACCATAGCCAAATCTAAGTACACCACATATAACTCACAAATTCTGTCAAATCTTATTCATGACCtgggaaagttttttttttcactcgaGTAGACCTATTGAGCCAGTCAAAATTTGTCCACCGGCTTAGGTGAAGTTATTTTTAGTTGGGTGCGTTTTTTATGTACTTTccctgtaaaaaaaaacaattattgaATGGGGtattttctagtacaacgaatttagACAGAAGACTATTCAGATTAGTTGAAAGGAAATGTCACCTCCaatactagatttttttttttgccagagGAAAATAAAGGCTAAGGTCTATTGGTGGTTCGGGTGAGGTTAGGTTAGTCTAAGCTCCTTTCCTGTTAATgtttttctcttcctccttaATGAAATGTTACGCAACCCTCTTGTGTAATCAATAAAAAAATCCACCAGTTAAGAGGTGCATGCATATTTTCCTATCAGGTTTAAGCCATCCTAACAATTCCAAAATCCCTTAGATTTATAGATGGAGTGAGTAATacttataaaattaaaacataatTCTTTTGTACATTTCAACACAAGTTTTCAACACAAGTGTGCAGGTGCAGCAAAACTTTCCCTGTCAAACAGATTGACTGGACTGAAATCACTGATAAAATGGAGAAAAGACACGAATATAAAAGAATAACCAATGCAAATAATATTATTGAGAACTGTATCAATCACAGTTGTCCACTGGAACAGCAACCTTTTGACACCCCACAACCTACTCCTTGTACAGACCAGACCTGATTATTGTCCACCACTTGAATCCCAATATCTAAGAACCACCCATCAACTGCATTAACTaatccaaaacaaaataatgttAATATTTAGGAGCCAGGTACACAAAGAATAAACAACAATATGAGCAAGCAACAAGCCCACGAGCAGACATATCACTTTCACATAGATTTCCTTTCTTCCATCCAACAACATATCTGCGGTCAAGCGCACAAAATCAAGGCAAGGCCTAATGCCAGCCGTGCTGTTCCTTCCTTTGTTTGCATCAGCAATCATCTCCAGCAGTAGAACAGGTTTGCAGTATGTTCAGCTCATCATCAGCTCAGGCATCGAATTTCCAGATGTCGCGATCTCCGATCACCGTCCTGTCTTAGCGCGTTTCATCCCAGTTGAGTTGAAGGGGGATACACTGGGACTGGGACTAAGGTGGGGGCTTGGGCTCTCCTCCCTTAGAGTGCCATTCAAAATTGCCAGTTCTCGCAGCTGTTGCTTCTTGTAGTAGTCCATGGATTCATCCTGATAATAGCTCTAGTTAGCAAGATAGGTACTACCGATTTAATAGTAGTAAGTAAAAAAACGCAAGAATCAATAAAGCAGCAACTCGAAACAGGTAGGGAGGAAGGGTACATACAACTGGTTTGAGAAGATCCTCCAGGATTGCCACGGCTTGGTTTAGTCGCACATCAACGATATCAGACGGAAACTCAGCTTCCACAAGTACATGCAGTGGATCATTTAAGTGCTCATAGCCAGGCTTATCCCTAAGCTTGTCTTCCTATTTacgaataaaaaatattttcagaaCCCCTCTCCGCTGATGTTTCATGGTCAGGAGATGGAAAAATTGGCAAACACAAGGAGGGTGATGCTTCTGTCAAATAAAGATTCTAGAAACTAGGATTTTTCTTATCTATTCATGGGCTCTTACATAATCAAAAAATTCCAACCTACATATTTGACCAATCAAAATGTTTGAATGCAAGACTGAGAGTCAGCCATGAGAATGCATTTGACAAAATCTTTGGATCACAGTTAAGTTTGCAAGCTTATTAAGAGTAAGCATGGATATCTGTGCCAATCATAACAAAACGGAACGGATTCCAAAGAAGCAACTATGCAAGAGTATTTCTTAGCGAAAATCTTCACGCACATGAATAATTCCACCGTCCAGGGCACATGAGACTAGATAAAGTCAATCTACTACAACATGCCTTCGTTTTATCCACTGTTATATACACCTCCGGAGTCAAACCAAactatactactataaaagTTACAGGATGAGTGAGATATCACTAATGCATCAAACATAGGAACGGCAGATCTATCCTACACAAAATAGGGTTCTGGGCTCCTTATACTGGCTAATGCACTGGATCAATCTTGACAAACCCCAGATTGCAGCTTAACAAACTAGAAATATAACTAGTCAAAGTTTCAGACCGAGCCATTAAAATTGTGCTGTGAAAGGTAAATTAGATGGCCTTTCTTAGAATATACAGTGCTCTATCAATCAGGACCAACCCAATGTTTTATATGAAGCGATACTAATTTTATAATTATAAGCTGGTTTAACTACAAACCAGACATACTAAATTTATATTATATCTCTATGGGCATAGTAAGTATAGTAACAGAAAAGAAGTGGCCCTAAAAGGTTCCAGTTTTTCATAACAAGTAATGGGCAACTATAGCATGTCAGTTCTAACTGTGTTCAATTACCTTAACAGAATCTTTCACTGAACCCCGTCCACGAATATAGACTCTACATTGGGTGGTAGCTTCAACTCTTTTCAGGGAGTTTCCTCGTGGTCCCAACAATCGACCAACAAAATTGTACTAACCATAACAAAAgattataaatgatttggacTTGTTATAGTGCATACAAAAGAAAGCTCCAAATAACTATAGTTTAATGCAGGCTGTACATACATTGGGATACTTGTCGACAGGAACATCAATCCTGACAACTTTCTTAACAACAGGGCTTCCAGCAACTCCTGGAGCAACATTCCAGCCCATGGAGGGCGATTGGAGTACCCCCATCTGCTGAAAACAAACACTTATAAATATAAGCAAACCAGT
This window encodes:
- the LOC4338818 gene encoding KH domain-containing protein At1g09660/At1g09670 isoform X1 yields the protein MDERIPPPAFFQFLPSGAHSSPHHQSPLRSPASERERYLAELLAERQKLAPFMQVLPFCNRLLNQEILRASSLPPNPNFVEPERVNHGSPLRLTGHPMNGQPMDLEGWSGMQTEQMGVLQSPSMGWNVAPGVAGSPVVKKVVRIDVPVDKYPNYNFVGRLLGPRGNSLKRVEATTQCRVYIRGRGSVKDSVKEDKLRDKPGYEHLNDPLHVLVEAEFPSDIVDVRLNQAVAILEDLLKPVDESMDYYKKQQLRELAILNGTLREESPSPHLSPSPSVSPFNSTGMKRAKTGR
- the LOC4338818 gene encoding KH domain-containing protein At1g09660/At1g09670 isoform X2 — its product is MDERIPPPAFFQFLPSGAHSSPHHQSPLRSPASERERYLAELLAERQKLAPFMQVLPFCNRLLNQEILRASSLPPNPNFVEPERVNHGSPLRLTGHPMNGQPMDLEGWSGMQTEMGVLQSPSMGWNVAPGVAGSPVVKKVVRIDVPVDKYPNYNFVGRLLGPRGNSLKRVEATTQCRVYIRGRGSVKDSVKEDKLRDKPGYEHLNDPLHVLVEAEFPSDIVDVRLNQAVAILEDLLKPVDESMDYYKKQQLRELAILNGTLREESPSPHLSPSPSVSPFNSTGMKRAKTGR
- the LOC4338818 gene encoding KH domain-containing protein At1g09660/At1g09670 isoform X3, whose protein sequence is MDERIPPPAFFQFLPSGAHSSPHHQSPLRSPASERERYLAELLAERQKLAPFMQVLPFCNRLLNQEILRASSLPPNPNFVEPERVNHGSPLRLTGHPMNGQPMDLEGWSGMQTEQMGVLQSPSMGWNVAPGVAGSPVVKKVVRIDVPVDKYPNEDKLRDKPGYEHLNDPLHVLVEAEFPSDIVDVRLNQAVAILEDLLKPVDESMDYYKKQQLRELAILNGTLREESPSPHLSPSPSVSPFNSTGMKRAKTGR
- the LOC4338818 gene encoding KH domain-containing protein At1g09660/At1g09670 isoform X4 — its product is MDERIPPPAFFQFLPSGAHSSPHHQSPLRSPASERERYLAELLAERQKLAPFMQVLPFCNRLLNQEILRASSLPPNPNFVEPERVNHGSPLRLTGHPMNGQPMDLEGWSGMQTEMGVLQSPSMGWNVAPGVAGSPVVKKVVRIDVPVDKYPNEDKLRDKPGYEHLNDPLHVLVEAEFPSDIVDVRLNQAVAILEDLLKPVDESMDYYKKQQLRELAILNGTLREESPSPHLSPSPSVSPFNSTGMKRAKTGR